A window of the Cicer arietinum cultivar CDC Frontier isolate Library 1 chromosome 6, Cicar.CDCFrontier_v2.0, whole genome shotgun sequence genome harbors these coding sequences:
- the LOC101508337 gene encoding pectinesterase-like: MAENDTNKGRRIAIIGVSTVLLVAMVVAVTVGTYRNQNGYDDNIEDTKKNHVASTMKAVQTICHPTDYKKECEETLIAEAEADNVTDPKELIKIAFNVTMKRIGDKIKETDLLHEVEKDPRSKDALDTCKQLMDLSIDEFTRSLDGINEFDLQNIDKILMNLKVWLNGAVTYMDTCLDGFENTTSEAGTKMKELLTSSIHMSSNALAIISDFADTVSDWNATNILRRHLLHDSETPSSVDHHKQHNAMKNVFKHKPNVTVALDGSGDFKSINEALTRVPEKSKKPFVIYIKEGVYPEYVEVTKHMTHVVFVGDGGKKTIITGNKNFIDGVNTYRTASVAIQGDHFVAINMGFENSAGPHKHQAVALRVQGDKTIFFNCSMDGYQDTLYVHTMRQFYRDCTISGTIDFVFGNALAVFQNCKFVVRKPMSNQQCIVTAQGRKERFQPSAIVIQGGSIVSDPEFYPVRFDNKAYLARPWKNFSRTIIMDAFIDDLIHTDGYLPWQTIEGPSGMDTCFYAEYHNFGPGSDKSKRVNWAGIWNLNAKAAHWFAPSKFFHGGDWIEATGIPFFSGIPDHHRHKETLLKW; the protein is encoded by the exons ATGGCCGAAAACGATACAAATAAAGGAAGGAGAATCGCCATAATTGGCGTATCTACCGTGTTATTGGTGGCTATGGTTGTTGCTGTCACCGTTGGCACATATCGCAATCAAAATGGTTATGATGATAATATAGAAGACACCAAAAAGAACCATGTTGCTTCTACTATGAAAGCAGTTCAAACAATTTGTCATCCCACTGATTACAAGAAGGAATGTGAGGAAACCCTCATAGCAGAGGCTGAGGCTGACAATGTCACTGATCCAAAAGAACTTATCAAAATAGCATTTAATGTTACCATGAAAAGAATTGGTGATAAAATTAAGGAAACCGATCTCTTGCACGAGGTTGAGAAAGATCCTAGATCAAAGGATGCACTTGATACATGCAAACAACTTATGGATCTTTCAATCGACGAATTCACTAGGTCACTTGATGGAATTAATGAGTTTGATCTACAAAATATTGACAAAATCCTTATGAATCTGAAGGTTTGGCTTAACGGTGCTGTTACATATATGGATACATGTTTGGATGGATTTGAAAACACCACTAGTGAAGCTGGTACAAAGATGAAAGAGTTATTAACATCAAGCATACACATGAGTAGCAATGCTCTTGCCATTATTTCAGATTTTGCCGACACGGTCTCGGATTGGAATGCCACAAATATTCTTAGACGCCACCTTCTTCATGATTCTGAGACTCCTTCTTCGGTTGATCATCATAAACAGCACAATGCTATGAAAAATGTATTCAAACACAAGCCTAATGTTACTGTCGCCTTAGATGGCAGTGGTGATTTTAAGAGCATCAATGAGGCATTGACGCGGGTACCTGAGAAGAGCAAAAAACCATTTGTGATATACATTAAGGAAGGTGTTTACCCAGAGTATGTTGAAGTTACCAAACATATGACGCACGTTGTGTTTGTTGGTGACGGTGGGAAGAAGACAATAATCACTGGCAACAAAAACTTTATTGATGGCGTTAACACCTATAGAACCGCCTCTGTTG CTATTCAAGGAGATCACTTTGTGGCCATTAACATGGGATTTGAGAACTCAGCAGGCCCACATAAACATCAAGCAGTGGCACTAAGGGTTCAAGGAGATAAGACAATATTCTTCAATTGCTCAATGGATGGATATCAAGACACACTTTATGTACACACTATGCGTCAATTTTACCGTGATTGCACCATTTCAGGTACCATTGACTTTGTCTTTGGTAATGCCCTAGCTGTTTTCCAAAACTGTAAATTTGTTGTCAGAAAGCCAATGTCAAACCAACAATGCATTGTGACCGCACAAGGAAGGAAGGAAAGATTCCAACCATCAGCAATAGTCATCCAAGGAGGTTCCATTGTATCTGATCCTGAGTTCTACCCAGTGAGGTTTGACAACAAGGCATACCTCGCCCGTCCATGGAAGAACTTTTCTAGGACTATCATAATGGACGCTTTCATCGATGATTTGATTCATACTGATGGCTATTTGCCATGGCAAACAATAGAGGGACCTTCTGGCATGGACACTTGCTTCTATGCTGAGTACCATAATTTTGGCCCTGGTTCAGACAAATCAAAACGTGTAAATTGGGCAGGTATTTGGAACCTCAATGCAAAGGCTGCACATTGGTTTGCACCATCCAAATTCTTCCATGGTGGTGATTGGATTGAGGCAACTGGAATTCCTTTCTTTTCTGGTATTCCCGATCATCATAGGCACAAAGAGACTCTGCTTAAATGGTGA
- the LOC101508025 gene encoding deSI-like protein At4g17486, whose amino-acid sequence MLLCSKRSRNGVVSGSVPVYLNVYDLTPINGYAYWFGLGVYHSGVQVHDVEYAFGAHEYSSTGIFEGEPKRCEGFRFRKTILIGKTDKGVSEVRGVMEELAGEYKGNAYNLITKNCNHFCNDACVKLTGKSIPSWVNRLARIGFMCNCVLPVTLNSTKVRHHRIEDKQCEGEKQTLTSEPNKVIVSNSTSSSPASSSGLRRGRSRTRRALPPPSPLIIGSSSS is encoded by the exons ATGTTGCTTTGTTCAAAGCGTTCACGAAACGGCGTCGTATCGGGATCGGTGCCGGTTTACCTTAATGTTTACGATCTGACACCAATCAACGGTTACGCTTACTGGTTTGGTCTCGGTGTTTACCATTCCGGTGTTCAAG ttcATGATGTTGAGTATGCATTTGGAGCACACGAGTATTCATCAACAGGTATATTTGAAGGAGAACCAAAGAGATGTGAAGGGTTCAGATTTAGGAAGACAATATTGATTGGAAAAACAGACAAAGGAGTTAGTGAAGTGAGAGGTGTGATGGAAGAACTTGCTGGTGAATACAAAGGAAATGCTTACAATCTCATTACAAAAAATTGTAATCATTTTTGTAATGATGCTTGTGTTAAACTAACTGGAAAATCTATACCAAGTTGGGTTAATCGTCTTGCTAGGATTG gtTTTATGTGCAATTGTGTTCTACCCGTGACTTTGAATTCAACTAAAGTTAGGCATCATAGAATAGAAGACAAACAATGTGAAGGAGAGAAACAAACACTAACAAGTGAACCAAACAAGGTTATTGTTTCAAATTCAACATCATCTTCACCTGCTTCTAGCTCTGGATTGAGAAGAGGAAGAAGTAGAACAAGACGTGCTCTTCCTCCACCTTCACCTTTGATTATTGGATCCTCTTCATCTTGA